A window from Dromaius novaehollandiae isolate bDroNov1 chromosome 1, bDroNov1.hap1, whole genome shotgun sequence encodes these proteins:
- the GOLT1B gene encoding vesicle transport protein GOT1B isoform X2, whose protein sequence is MISLSDTQKIGMGLTGFGVFFLFFGMILFFDKALLAIGNVLFVAGLAFVIGLERTFRFFFQKHKMKATGFFLGGVLIVLIGWPLIGMILEIYGFFLLFRGFFPVVVGFIRRVPVLGYILNLPGISSPT, encoded by the exons AGATTGGAATGGGATTGACAGGCTTtggagtgttttttcttttctttggaatgATTCTCTTCTTTGACAAAGCTCTTTTGGCTATTGGAAAT GTTTTATTTGTGGCTGGCTTGGCTTTTGTTATCGGTTTAGAAAGAACATTTAGATTCTTCTTccaaaaacacaaaatgaaagcaaCGGGCTTTTTCCTGGGTGGTGTGCTCATAGTTCTCATTGGTTGGCCTTTGATAGGAATGATCCTTGAAATTTATGGGTTCTTCCTATTATTCAG GGGGTTCTTTCCTGTGGTGGTTGGCTTTATTAGAAGAGTTCCAGTCCTTGGCTATATCTTGAATTTACCTGGTATAAGCTCG CCTACGTAG
- the GOLT1B gene encoding vesicle transport protein GOT1B isoform X1, which yields MISLSDTQKIGMGLTGFGVFFLFFGMILFFDKALLAIGNVLFVAGLAFVIGLERTFRFFFQKHKMKATGFFLGGVLIVLIGWPLIGMILEIYGFFLLFRGFFPVVVGFIRRVPVLGYILNLPGISSLVDKVGESNNMV from the exons AGATTGGAATGGGATTGACAGGCTTtggagtgttttttcttttctttggaatgATTCTCTTCTTTGACAAAGCTCTTTTGGCTATTGGAAAT GTTTTATTTGTGGCTGGCTTGGCTTTTGTTATCGGTTTAGAAAGAACATTTAGATTCTTCTTccaaaaacacaaaatgaaagcaaCGGGCTTTTTCCTGGGTGGTGTGCTCATAGTTCTCATTGGTTGGCCTTTGATAGGAATGATCCTTGAAATTTATGGGTTCTTCCTATTATTCAG GGGGTTCTTTCCTGTGGTGGTTGGCTTTATTAGAAGAGTTCCAGTCCTTGGCTATATCTTGAATTTACCTGGTATAAGCTCG CTTGTAGACAAAGTTGGAGAAAGCAACAACATGGTATAA